A region from the uncultured Draconibacterium sp. genome encodes:
- a CDS encoding efflux RND transporter periplasmic adaptor subunit: MKTIKQFTSMAILAILFIFSACSNQQGSNPMMGGQVGEYMVQEITPQIITLYKDFPATLEGEQTVEIRPRVAGYIEKIFVDEGDYVKKGQLLFQINANDIRAQVRSAEAQVKVAESQVATAKIELEKTKPLVEKDIVSEFQLESVNTSLQSAEAQLAQANANLANAKANLEYTMISSPTNGFIGTFPYRVGSLVSSSVAQPLTTVSNTSTMRAYFSINEKAFLQLTKSLEGNTTSEKLANLPEVDLILPDQSIYPQKGKIEIASGIVDPQTGAINMRASFPNAEGNLRSGGSGNIRLPEYHKDVLLVPQPASYEIQGKHFVYVANSDNKVVNTEIQVIAGDLKDVFVVTSGIKAGDKIVVEGINTLRDGIEIKPKLAGQQAVAENNQPSHN, encoded by the coding sequence ATGAAAACAATTAAGCAATTCACAAGTATGGCCATTCTTGCCATTCTATTTATTTTCTCAGCCTGCTCAAATCAGCAAGGGAGCAACCCGATGATGGGCGGACAGGTTGGCGAGTACATGGTACAGGAAATTACGCCGCAAATCATTACACTCTACAAAGATTTTCCAGCCACTCTGGAAGGCGAGCAAACGGTTGAAATTCGCCCAAGAGTTGCAGGTTATATCGAGAAAATTTTTGTTGACGAAGGCGACTATGTAAAAAAAGGCCAGCTTCTTTTTCAAATAAATGCCAACGATATTCGTGCCCAGGTGCGTTCGGCCGAAGCTCAGGTTAAAGTTGCAGAATCGCAAGTGGCCACGGCAAAAATTGAATTGGAAAAAACAAAACCGTTGGTAGAAAAAGACATTGTCAGCGAGTTTCAGCTGGAATCAGTTAATACGTCATTGCAAAGTGCTGAGGCGCAACTGGCACAAGCCAACGCCAATTTAGCAAATGCAAAAGCCAATTTAGAGTATACAATGATCAGCAGCCCAACAAACGGATTTATCGGGACCTTCCCATACCGGGTAGGAAGTTTGGTAAGCAGCTCGGTTGCGCAGCCGCTTACAACCGTTTCGAATACTTCAACCATGCGCGCTTATTTCTCGATCAACGAAAAAGCATTTTTGCAGCTCACTAAAAGCCTGGAAGGAAATACCACCTCCGAAAAACTGGCGAACCTGCCTGAGGTTGACCTGATTCTTCCCGATCAATCAATTTATCCGCAAAAAGGTAAAATTGAAATTGCCAGCGGAATTGTTGATCCGCAAACAGGTGCTATTAATATGCGTGCGTCATTCCCGAATGCCGAAGGTAATTTGCGATCGGGCGGAAGCGGGAATATTCGTTTACCCGAATACCACAAAGATGTTTTGCTGGTTCCGCAACCTGCCAGTTACGAAATTCAGGGGAAACATTTTGTGTACGTAGCCAACAGCGATAACAAAGTTGTGAATACCGAGATTCAGGTAATTGCAGGAGATTTGAAAGACGTTTTTGTTGTTACTTCAGGAATAAAAGCGGGTGACAAAATTGTTGTTGAAGGAATAAACACCCTTCGTGACGGTATTGAAATTAAACCCAAATTAGCCGGACAACAAGCGGTTGCTGAAAACAATCAACCTTCACACAATTAA
- a CDS encoding efflux transporter outer membrane subunit: MKTNSIKNILLIAVVSVLVISCSTTNQYQRSQDFTDGLYGGAETAESNLANESWQNLFNDPILDSLIAEGLRNNFDLQAAVQRVVAAESNFLQSKAALAPSLSGQAGHTYVKNSESTSPNGPDHYNASQITLQSSWEIDFWGKLSNAKKSAYANYLATDAAHKAVQTRLVANIASVYYSLLALDANLEITKATVQNSAELVETMKALKESGSVTGAAVVQSEAARYAAEVTIPDIEQQIRENENTLCILLGRTPGKVERGKLENQQAHELLEVGVPAELLDNRPDVMQAEYSVISAYHITNSAKAYFYPSVTLTASAGLESLEFGDLFDPASFAANVVGGLVQPIFNKRANKTRLEVAKAQQEEALLNFKNTLLNAGAEVNDALSMYDASLQKIELRNKQLDALEKSVDYTKELLVYGSATYTEVLNAQQSLLNAQLSDVNDQVQQLNAVVSLYRALGGGWK; the protein is encoded by the coding sequence ATGAAGACAAATTCAATAAAAAATATACTGCTTATTGCCGTTGTTTCGGTATTGGTTATCTCGTGTAGTACAACCAATCAATACCAGCGTAGCCAGGATTTTACCGACGGATTATACGGAGGCGCAGAAACTGCGGAAAGCAACCTGGCAAACGAAAGCTGGCAAAACCTTTTTAACGATCCAATTCTGGACAGTTTAATTGCCGAAGGATTAAGAAACAACTTTGACTTACAGGCCGCCGTTCAGCGTGTTGTTGCTGCCGAGTCGAATTTCTTGCAGAGCAAAGCTGCACTGGCACCGTCGTTATCAGGGCAGGCCGGACATACTTACGTTAAAAACTCAGAATCCACCAGTCCGAATGGTCCCGATCATTATAATGCTTCGCAAATAACATTGCAAAGTAGCTGGGAAATCGACTTTTGGGGAAAACTGAGCAACGCAAAAAAATCGGCTTACGCCAATTACCTGGCTACCGATGCGGCACACAAAGCAGTGCAAACACGCCTTGTTGCCAACATTGCTTCGGTTTATTACAGTTTGCTGGCATTGGATGCCAACCTTGAGATTACAAAAGCCACAGTACAAAACAGTGCCGAACTGGTTGAAACCATGAAAGCATTAAAAGAAAGTGGCAGCGTAACCGGTGCTGCAGTGGTGCAAAGTGAAGCGGCACGATACGCGGCAGAAGTTACCATCCCGGATATTGAACAGCAAATAAGAGAAAACGAAAATACACTTTGTATTCTTTTGGGCAGAACTCCGGGCAAAGTGGAGCGCGGAAAACTGGAAAATCAGCAAGCACATGAATTGTTGGAAGTGGGTGTTCCGGCCGAACTTTTGGATAATCGCCCGGATGTAATGCAGGCCGAATACAGCGTTATTAGTGCCTACCACATAACCAACAGTGCCAAAGCCTACTTTTACCCATCGGTTACACTTACTGCAAGTGCCGGATTAGAGTCGTTGGAGTTTGGGGATCTGTTTGATCCGGCATCGTTTGCAGCCAATGTTGTGGGTGGTTTGGTTCAGCCAATTTTTAACAAACGGGCCAACAAAACTCGTTTAGAAGTTGCAAAAGCTCAACAGGAAGAAGCGCTGCTAAACTTTAAAAACACATTACTGAATGCAGGAGCAGAAGTAAACGATGCACTTAGCATGTACGATGCCTCGTTGCAAAAGATAGAGCTGCGTAACAAACAATTGGATGCGCTGGAAAAATCGGTAGATTATACTAAAGAATTACTGGTTTACGGCTCGGCAACTTACACCGAAGTTTTAAATGCACAGCAAAGTTTGTTGAATGCACAATTGAGCGATGTTAACGACCAGGTTCAGCAATTGAATGCAGTGGTTTCCTTGTATCGCGCATTAGGCGGCGGATGGAAATAA
- the nifH gene encoding nitrogenase iron protein, translating to MRKIAIYGKGGIGKSTTTQNTVAGLVEAGKNVKVVGCDPKADSTRLLLGGLAQKTVLDTLREEGEDVELEDIVKVGYGGVRCVESGGPEPGVGCAGRGIITSINLLEQLGAWDESFNIDYTFYDVLGDVVCGGFAMPIREGKAQEIYIVVSGEMMAMYAANNICKGIKKYAQAGGVRLGGLICNSRKVDNEAQMIEELAKRLGTQMIHFVPRDNMVQRAEINRKTVIEYDPEHPQADEYRALAKAIDENELFVIPEPLEIDELEKLLIEFGIAS from the coding sequence ATGAGAAAGATTGCAATTTATGGAAAGGGTGGAATTGGTAAATCAACCACAACCCAAAATACTGTAGCAGGATTAGTTGAAGCAGGTAAAAATGTAAAAGTAGTGGGTTGCGACCCTAAAGCCGACTCAACCCGATTATTACTGGGTGGTTTGGCACAGAAAACAGTTTTGGATACACTTCGCGAAGAAGGTGAAGATGTAGAGTTGGAAGACATTGTAAAAGTAGGATACGGCGGTGTTCGTTGTGTTGAGTCGGGTGGTCCTGAGCCAGGTGTAGGATGTGCCGGTCGTGGTATTATTACTTCTATTAACTTGTTGGAGCAATTAGGTGCATGGGACGAAAGCTTCAATATCGATTATACATTCTACGATGTACTTGGTGATGTTGTTTGTGGTGGTTTTGCAATGCCTATCCGCGAAGGTAAAGCCCAGGAAATTTACATTGTTGTATCGGGTGAGATGATGGCGATGTATGCTGCCAACAACATCTGCAAGGGTATTAAAAAATACGCACAAGCCGGTGGTGTTCGTTTGGGCGGTTTAATCTGTAACTCGCGTAAGGTAGATAACGAAGCGCAAATGATTGAAGAGTTAGCCAAACGTTTGGGTACTCAAATGATTCACTTTGTGCCTCGCGATAACATGGTTCAACGTGCAGAGATTAACCGTAAAACAGTTATCGAGTACGATCCGGAACATCCACAAGCCGACGAGTACCGCGCATTGGCAAAAGCAATCGACGAAAACGAGTTGTTCGTTATTCCTGAACCACTTGAGATTGATGAATTAGAAAAATTGTTGATCGAGTTTGGTATTGCCAGCTAA
- a CDS encoding GNAT family N-acetyltransferase, with protein MNKKLIQVDLQNPLHCAQVVHLLNDYMEDEMGISEPMPDGLGPKIIEGLKRHTAYMGFFVCIGDNFAGLANCNLNFSTWRASPLINIHDLIVSPDFRQQGVGLFLLKGIENYAIENGYCRINLEVRHDNFKAQNLYRKAGFKECEPNNFFWENKLK; from the coding sequence ATGAATAAAAAACTCATTCAGGTTGATCTGCAAAATCCTCTTCATTGCGCGCAGGTGGTACATCTGCTAAACGACTATATGGAAGATGAAATGGGGATCAGCGAACCGATGCCCGACGGACTTGGCCCTAAAATTATTGAGGGACTAAAACGGCATACGGCATACATGGGATTTTTTGTTTGTATCGGAGATAACTTTGCGGGGCTTGCCAATTGCAACCTCAATTTTTCTACCTGGAGAGCCAGTCCGCTTATTAATATTCACGACCTGATCGTTTCTCCCGATTTCCGTCAGCAGGGAGTTGGCCTGTTTCTGTTAAAAGGTATCGAGAATTATGCTATCGAAAATGGTTACTGCCGGATAAATCTCGAAGTTCGTCACGATAATTTTAAAGCACAGAACCTGTATCGCAAAGCCGGATTTAAGGAATGCGAACCCAATAATTTCTTCTGGGAAAACAAGTTGAAGTAG
- a CDS encoding efflux RND transporter permease subunit, with protein sequence MFRKFIERPVLSTVISIILVILGVLGITTLPIEQYPDIAPPTIRVSANYTGADAQTVLNSVVIPLEEQINGVEDMIYMSSTASNNGSATIQVYFKQGTDPDMAAVNVQNRVARANALLPAEVTRSGVLTAKRQNNMLMVFSLYSKDGRYDETFLQNYSKINLLPQVQRINGVGEAMVFGRKDYSMRIWLKPDIMSNYNLMPSDVVAALNAQNLEAAPGRFGSENDQSFEYVIRYRGKLTQPEEFENIVIKSDEEGNILRLGDVSRVELGSMDYTAMTQTQGEPGISMAIFQSAGSNAREVILEIEETLEEASKSFPPGVDYIELMNTNEFLDASIEKVLHTLLEAFILVFIVVFVFLQNFRATLIPAIAVPVSIIGTFFFLNLFGFTINLLTLFALVLAIGIVVDDAIVVVEAVHAKLDGGAKNAKSAAVSAMSEISTAIISITLVMAAVFIPVTFITGTTGVFYRQFGITLTVAIILSAVNALTLSPALCALFLKPHSEEVKAQKGIMKRFYTAFNTAFETMTGKYKKVTHFFINKKWLAAGMIVIFVGLLGYLMKTTSTGFVPAEDTGRMFVDIAMPPASSSERTAEVTKQVDAILATVPEINGRTAITGFSFMGGQGSPYAMVIAGLKPFDERKGEGQDLNSIVQKLYMLTSQIKGARIIIFSPPMVPGFSVTGGFELQMEDKTGGDIKEFETVTNNFLGALNQRPEIQYARTAFNTNFPQYRIDVDAARCMRSGLQVSSVLSAMQGYIGGYYASDFNRFGKQYRVMVQSEAQYRGNPEDLNSIKIRTGNGEMAPISEFITLTRVYGPETINRFNMYTAISVNGNPNPGYSSGDAIDAVREVAAEMLPTGYDYEFSGLTREEINAGNQTIIIFILSLIFVYFLLAAQYESYILPLSIIVSLPIGIAGSFVFARILGVENNIYLQISLVMLIGLLAKNAILIVEFARQRRDSGMSIIEAAVEGATARLRPILMTSFAFIVGLIPLVIGTGVGANGNRSIGAGAVGGMLIGTLIGILVIPAMFVVFQILEEKVKKPKEEQEISEMNSLG encoded by the coding sequence ATGTTTAGAAAATTTATAGAAAGACCGGTTTTATCAACGGTTATTTCAATCATATTGGTGATTCTCGGAGTTTTGGGAATTACCACATTACCCATCGAGCAATATCCTGATATTGCTCCGCCAACCATTCGGGTATCGGCCAACTATACCGGTGCCGATGCACAAACGGTTTTAAACAGTGTTGTTATTCCGCTTGAAGAGCAGATTAACGGTGTGGAGGACATGATTTACATGAGCTCTACAGCAAGTAACAACGGGTCAGCAACCATACAGGTGTACTTTAAACAAGGAACCGATCCGGATATGGCAGCAGTAAACGTTCAGAACAGGGTAGCACGTGCCAACGCTCTTTTGCCGGCCGAAGTTACACGTTCAGGAGTTCTTACTGCCAAGCGCCAGAACAACATGCTAATGGTATTTTCGCTGTACAGTAAAGACGGTAGATACGATGAAACTTTCCTGCAAAACTATTCGAAAATTAACTTGCTGCCACAGGTGCAACGTATTAATGGTGTTGGCGAGGCGATGGTATTCGGACGAAAAGACTATTCGATGCGTATTTGGCTGAAGCCGGATATTATGTCGAACTACAACTTAATGCCATCAGATGTAGTTGCAGCGCTTAATGCACAAAACCTTGAAGCCGCACCGGGACGTTTTGGAAGCGAAAACGACCAAAGTTTTGAATACGTAATTCGTTATCGTGGTAAACTTACACAGCCAGAAGAGTTTGAAAACATTGTAATAAAATCAGACGAAGAAGGAAATATCCTGAGACTTGGAGATGTATCCCGCGTTGAATTGGGATCGATGGATTACACAGCCATGACACAAACCCAGGGTGAACCGGGTATTAGTATGGCAATTTTTCAATCGGCCGGATCGAATGCCCGTGAAGTAATTCTTGAAATTGAAGAAACGCTGGAAGAAGCATCAAAATCATTTCCTCCGGGAGTTGATTATATCGAACTGATGAACACCAACGAATTCCTCGATGCTTCGATCGAAAAAGTGTTACACACACTGCTCGAAGCGTTTATCCTGGTATTTATCGTTGTATTTGTATTCCTGCAAAATTTCAGGGCTACACTTATTCCGGCAATTGCTGTTCCGGTATCCATTATCGGTACTTTCTTTTTCCTGAATTTGTTCGGATTCACCATTAACCTGCTTACTTTGTTTGCATTGGTACTGGCCATTGGTATTGTGGTTGACGATGCTATTGTGGTGGTTGAAGCGGTGCATGCCAAGCTCGACGGCGGTGCCAAAAATGCAAAATCGGCCGCAGTTTCGGCTATGAGCGAAATTTCAACAGCCATTATTTCCATTACGCTTGTTATGGCAGCGGTGTTTATTCCGGTTACTTTTATTACAGGAACCACCGGTGTTTTCTACCGTCAGTTTGGTATAACACTAACGGTGGCAATTATTCTTTCTGCAGTTAACGCACTTACTTTAAGTCCGGCACTTTGTGCCTTATTCCTTAAGCCACACAGCGAAGAGGTGAAAGCTCAAAAAGGCATTATGAAACGTTTTTATACGGCTTTCAATACTGCCTTTGAAACCATGACCGGAAAATATAAGAAGGTCACGCACTTCTTTATCAATAAAAAATGGCTGGCTGCCGGAATGATCGTAATTTTTGTTGGACTGCTGGGCTACCTCATGAAAACAACCTCAACAGGTTTTGTTCCTGCAGAAGATACAGGACGTATGTTTGTTGATATTGCCATGCCACCGGCTTCGTCATCAGAAAGAACTGCCGAAGTAACAAAACAAGTTGATGCCATACTGGCAACCGTGCCCGAGATTAACGGAAGAACAGCTATTACAGGTTTCTCGTTTATGGGTGGACAAGGAAGTCCGTATGCAATGGTAATTGCAGGACTAAAACCATTTGACGAGCGAAAAGGAGAAGGACAGGATTTGAATAGTATTGTACAAAAACTGTACATGCTTACTTCGCAAATAAAAGGTGCTCGTATTATCATTTTCTCGCCACCAATGGTTCCGGGATTTAGTGTTACCGGAGGTTTCGAATTACAAATGGAAGACAAAACCGGTGGCGATATTAAAGAATTTGAAACTGTTACCAACAATTTTCTGGGTGCTTTAAATCAACGGCCGGAAATACAATATGCACGTACAGCCTTTAACACCAACTTTCCGCAATACCGCATTGATGTTGACGCTGCCCGCTGTATGCGTTCGGGCTTACAGGTAAGCTCAGTGCTATCAGCCATGCAAGGTTACATTGGTGGATATTATGCTTCAGATTTTAACCGCTTTGGAAAACAATACCGGGTTATGGTACAATCGGAAGCGCAGTACCGCGGAAATCCAGAAGATTTAAACAGCATTAAAATACGCACCGGTAACGGAGAAATGGCGCCAATTTCAGAATTTATTACATTAACACGTGTTTATGGTCCTGAAACCATTAACCGTTTTAATATGTACACCGCTATTTCGGTAAACGGAAACCCAAATCCGGGTTATAGCTCGGGAGATGCAATTGACGCCGTGCGCGAGGTAGCTGCCGAAATGTTGCCAACCGGATATGATTATGAATTCTCGGGTCTTACCCGCGAAGAAATCAATGCAGGTAATCAAACCATTATCATCTTTATTTTGAGTTTGATTTTTGTGTACTTCCTGCTGGCTGCCCAGTATGAAAGTTACATCCTGCCATTATCAATTATTGTTTCGTTGCCAATTGGTATTGCCGGATCATTTGTTTTTGCCCGCATTTTGGGTGTTGAAAACAACATTTACCTGCAAATTTCGCTGGTAATGCTTATCGGGCTTTTGGCAAAGAATGCCATTCTTATTGTTGAGTTTGCCCGACAGCGACGAGATTCCGGCATGTCGATTATCGAGGCTGCCGTTGAAGGTGCCACTGCGCGACTTCGCCCTATTTTGATGACATCATTTGCATTCATTGTTGGATTGATTCCGCTGGTTATCGGAACAGGAGTTGGTGCCAACGGAAACCGCTCTATTGGTGCCGGTGCTGTTGGTGGAATGCTTATCGGTACTTTAATTGGAATTTTGGTTATTCCGGCCATGTTCGTGGTTTTCCAGATTTTAGAAGAAAAAGTGAAGAAACCGAAGGAAGAACAAGAGATTTCAGAAATGAATAGTTTGGGTTAA
- a CDS encoding MarR family transcriptional regulator has translation MRTQEPLTYLLGQTMKLVRFKLMAKFKENNLDLTLDQFVVLHYIKENSASTQQDLANHFLRDKSIVARQINTLIDLGYVERTQDEVDKRKKNLKLTKQGLDMFELMKTKSVEVSSELLDGISQEELTHFENVISKIQQNTGFKECLSCCQ, from the coding sequence ATGAGAACACAAGAACCATTGACGTATTTGCTTGGGCAAACCATGAAATTGGTACGCTTCAAGTTAATGGCAAAGTTTAAGGAAAACAATTTAGATCTTACCCTGGACCAGTTTGTTGTGCTCCACTATATAAAAGAAAACTCAGCATCGACACAACAAGATTTAGCCAATCATTTTTTACGCGATAAATCGATTGTTGCACGGCAAATCAACACTCTTATTGATTTGGGTTATGTTGAGCGGACACAAGACGAGGTTGACAAACGAAAGAAAAATCTTAAGCTTACAAAACAAGGCCTTGATATGTTTGAGTTAATGAAAACCAAATCGGTTGAAGTTTCGTCAGAGCTTTTGGATGGTATTTCTCAGGAAGAACTTACTCATTTTGAAAATGTGATTTCTAAAATCCAGCAAAACACGGGCTTTAAAGAATGCCTGTCGTGCTGTCAATAA
- a CDS encoding P-II family nitrogen regulator produces the protein MLMIRAIVRPEKSSKVLKALFEAGYIAVTKIPVVGRGKQRGIKIGDVTYDELPKEMLIMVIKDEDKDFAINTIMEAARTEPKGAFGDGKIFVTAVDEAYTISRGTKEL, from the coding sequence ATGTTAATGATAAGAGCAATTGTACGCCCCGAGAAATCAAGTAAAGTATTAAAAGCCCTGTTTGAAGCAGGATACATCGCAGTAACAAAAATTCCTGTGGTGGGGCGTGGTAAACAACGGGGTATTAAAATCGGGGATGTTACTTATGACGAACTTCCGAAGGAGATGTTGATTATGGTGATTAAAGATGAAGATAAAGATTTCGCAATTAACACCATTATGGAAGCAGCTCGTACCGAACCGAAAGGTGCATTTGGAGATGGAAAAATATTTGTTACTGCAGTAGATGAGGCATACACTATAAGCCGCGGAACAAAAGAATTATAA
- a CDS encoding sigma 54-interacting transcriptional regulator, which produces MEIKCKKGGEECYGLKEMTLLFDISQRLIQSKQLKNDLNTIVKMVAEYLGAERCFLNILNRENEHIYMEAAYGVNNSQQARAKYKLGEGITGKVVQMARPVVVEKISKSSLFLNRTNQELYKDGKELTFVCVPVIDEGKVTGTLSFARVYNPYISFDEDTRLLSIIGSMVVRAALHRQERLEELETLKQKNLELESRISGQKHMNMIGNSGKMRDVFSLVQMVGKTNSTVLIRGESGVGKELVADAIHEASARKGKTFIKVNCSALPESLIESELFGHEKGAFTGADSQRKGRFELANGGTIFLDEIGDIPLSTQVKLLRMIQQREFERVGGTQTIKSDVRIICATNRKLEEMIENEEFREDLYYRINVFPIYIPSLRERRDDIPQLVDHFIGKFNKENQTKIKRITTSALDMLMVYKWPGNIRELENCIERACILSTDNVIHSYNLPPSLQTAGSSNTSSKGGMMYTVEQVEKQLIRDALTSTKGNITKAAEELKITERMLGTRLKKYEIDAWRYKV; this is translated from the coding sequence ATGGAAATTAAATGTAAAAAAGGTGGGGAGGAATGTTATGGTCTGAAGGAGATGACTTTACTTTTTGATATAAGTCAGCGATTAATTCAGAGCAAACAATTGAAGAATGATTTAAATACCATTGTAAAAATGGTGGCAGAATACCTTGGTGCCGAACGCTGCTTTTTAAACATTTTGAACCGCGAGAACGAACATATTTATATGGAGGCGGCTTATGGCGTTAATAATAGTCAGCAGGCACGGGCCAAATATAAACTCGGAGAAGGAATTACCGGCAAAGTGGTTCAAATGGCACGTCCGGTGGTGGTTGAAAAAATATCAAAATCGTCATTGTTTCTCAACCGGACAAACCAGGAATTGTATAAAGATGGCAAAGAGCTCACTTTTGTTTGTGTGCCTGTAATAGATGAGGGTAAAGTTACCGGCACATTGAGTTTTGCGCGCGTATACAATCCATATATAAGTTTTGATGAAGATACCCGACTGCTTTCGATTATTGGTTCGATGGTGGTTCGGGCAGCCTTACATCGCCAGGAAAGGCTGGAGGAACTGGAGACGCTGAAACAAAAAAATCTGGAGCTGGAAAGCCGAATATCGGGGCAAAAACACATGAACATGATCGGTAACTCGGGGAAAATGCGCGATGTGTTTTCGTTGGTGCAAATGGTTGGAAAAACCAATTCAACCGTACTGATTAGGGGAGAGAGTGGGGTAGGTAAGGAGTTGGTAGCCGATGCCATTCATGAAGCCAGTGCAAGAAAAGGAAAAACTTTTATAAAAGTAAATTGCTCGGCGCTTCCCGAATCGCTGATTGAAAGTGAGTTGTTTGGGCACGAGAAAGGAGCTTTTACCGGCGCCGATTCACAACGAAAAGGTCGTTTTGAACTGGCCAACGGAGGCACTATTTTTCTTGATGAGATTGGCGATATTCCGTTGTCGACACAGGTGAAATTGTTGCGGATGATTCAACAACGCGAGTTTGAGCGGGTAGGAGGTACACAAACCATAAAATCGGACGTACGGATTATCTGTGCTACCAACCGAAAGTTGGAAGAGATGATAGAAAACGAAGAGTTTCGCGAGGATTTGTATTACCGGATTAATGTTTTCCCAATTTACATTCCATCGTTGCGCGAGCGCCGAGATGATATTCCGCAATTGGTAGATCATTTTATTGGCAAATTCAATAAAGAAAACCAAACAAAAATTAAACGAATTACTACATCGGCACTCGATATGTTGATGGTTTACAAGTGGCCGGGAAACATTCGAGAGTTGGAAAACTGCATCGAGCGGGCGTGTATTTTAAGTACCGACAATGTGATTCACAGTTACAATTTACCACCGTCGTTACAAACGGCCGGTTCGTCAAATACCAGCTCAAAAGGCGGAATGATGTACACCGTTGAACAGGTGGAAAAACAGTTGATTCGCGATGCATTAACATCAACAAAAGGGAATATTACCAAAGCTGCCGAAGAGCTGAAAATAACCGAACGAATGCTGGGCACACGACTGAAAAAGTACGAAATTGATGCATGGCGGTACAAAGTTTAA
- a CDS encoding P-II family nitrogen regulator — protein MKMVLAIIRIDKMNATKRALTAAGITSMTATGKVFGRGKGAWDAQVMEGAKQDMPEALTHLGKEPRLRPQRVLNIAVSDHNVQLTVDTIIEVNQTPAPGDGKIFVLPLDDTYRVRTGETGTTIL, from the coding sequence ATGAAGATGGTATTAGCGATTATCCGAATTGATAAAATGAATGCAACCAAAAGGGCTCTTACTGCAGCCGGCATTACATCGATGACGGCCACCGGAAAAGTTTTCGGACGTGGTAAAGGTGCCTGGGATGCACAGGTAATGGAAGGTGCCAAGCAAGATATGCCTGAAGCACTTACCCATCTGGGAAAAGAACCAAGGCTGAGACCTCAGCGTGTACTTAATATTGCGGTATCCGACCACAATGTTCAGTTAACAGTAGATACAATTATCGAAGTTAATCAGACACCCGCACCCGGCGACGGAAAAATCTTTGTGCTTCCGTTAGATGATACATACCGGGTTCGTACAGGTGAAACAGGGACGACAATCCTTTAA